The following are encoded together in the Pectobacterium wasabiae CFBP 3304 genome:
- a CDS encoding LysR family transcriptional regulator — protein MNLSIKQLRAFIALTETDNFTRAAQKINLSQPAFSSLIAGLEEEVGYRLFDRDTRKVQLNADGIHFIDIARRLVQTHDDAVGEIKSYATGYKGNIVLAVLPSMAVKWLPQVLAQYHRAYPKIKVELLDTQWDRCLKAVLDGRADLALTAGQPSPGTFSSRMLFADSFYLICHNSHPLAGRDSVDVTDVVQYPFVGFCKGTSIRQYTDQLIEPEGFNYVLEVRQLTTMMGLVAADYGVSIVTGLTLFQFQHKDIAIIPFRDLSLQRGIYLVTDRERQLSVCAKEFYDFLLDRAESFVPAA, from the coding sequence ATGAACTTATCGATAAAACAATTACGGGCCTTTATCGCGTTGACGGAAACCGATAATTTCACACGTGCCGCTCAGAAAATAAATTTATCTCAGCCGGCATTTAGTTCGCTCATTGCCGGGTTAGAAGAAGAGGTCGGCTATCGGTTATTTGACCGTGATACACGCAAAGTACAGCTCAATGCAGACGGGATCCATTTCATTGATATTGCCCGTCGGCTGGTGCAAACCCATGACGATGCCGTCGGTGAGATCAAGTCTTATGCCACGGGGTATAAAGGAAATATTGTGCTGGCGGTGCTACCGTCAATGGCGGTGAAATGGTTGCCCCAGGTGCTAGCACAGTATCACCGCGCTTATCCCAAAATTAAGGTTGAACTGCTGGATACGCAGTGGGATCGCTGCCTGAAAGCCGTGCTGGATGGTCGTGCCGATCTGGCGCTGACGGCAGGGCAACCATCACCGGGAACGTTCAGCTCCCGTATGCTGTTTGCCGACAGTTTTTATCTGATCTGCCATAATTCGCATCCGCTGGCGGGGCGCGACAGCGTTGATGTGACTGATGTGGTGCAGTATCCGTTTGTTGGGTTCTGCAAAGGCACCAGCATCAGGCAGTACACCGATCAGCTTATTGAACCGGAAGGTTTTAACTACGTGCTGGAAGTGCGCCAGTTGACCACCATGATGGGGCTGGTGGCGGCAGATTATGGCGTGAGTATTGTGACGGGGCTGACGCTGTTCCAGTTCCAGCACAAAGATATTGCGATTATTCCGTTTCGGGATTTATCGCTGCAGCGCGGCATCTATCTGGTGACGGATAGGGAGCGCCAACTGTCAGTGTGCGCGAAAGAGTTTTATGATTTTCTTCTGGATAGGGCGGAAAGTTTTGTTCCCGCCGCGTGA
- a CDS encoding YpfN family protein, with the protein MAWLADYWWIILVILIGMLINGIKELRNVDHTRFLLNKPKLPPHRDNNDKWDNEEDDDWPQKKR; encoded by the coding sequence ATGGCATGGCTGGCTGATTACTGGTGGATAATTCTGGTTATCCTGATAGGCATGCTGATTAACGGCATCAAAGAATTGCGCAACGTTGACCATACGCGTTTTCTACTCAACAAACCGAAATTGCCCCCGCATCGTGACAACAACGACAAATGGGACAATGAAGAAGACGACGACTGGCCGCAGAAAAAACGCTGA
- a CDS encoding M15 family metallopeptidase: MMTPAMLTGKSDQHLVALHGRHRLQPEAVTAFLALQQAAKTAGFNLQPASTFRDFERQRQIWNSKFRGERPVMDANSQPLDISSLDDGERCEAILRWSAMPGSSRHHWGSDLDIYDPDLLPTGSSLQLEPWEYEEGGYFSALNAWLSAHMHEYGFYRPYAHDLGGVAVEPWHISYYPLAQYAEEQLTPDLILVAWQDEDIAGHDWLRQHLSQLFTRYIHNVDEA, encoded by the coding sequence ATGATGACGCCAGCTATGTTAACCGGTAAAAGCGACCAGCATTTGGTCGCTTTGCACGGCCGTCATCGTCTTCAACCGGAGGCGGTAACCGCGTTTCTGGCGTTACAGCAGGCGGCAAAAACGGCAGGATTCAACCTACAGCCTGCCAGCACGTTTCGTGATTTCGAGCGCCAGCGTCAAATCTGGAATAGTAAGTTTCGCGGCGAACGTCCCGTCATGGATGCCAACAGCCAACCGCTAGATATCTCGTCTCTGGACGACGGCGAGCGTTGTGAAGCGATTCTGCGTTGGTCTGCCATGCCCGGATCCAGTCGTCACCATTGGGGCAGCGATCTTGATATTTACGATCCTGATTTATTACCCACAGGCAGTTCGCTCCAGTTGGAGCCGTGGGAATATGAAGAAGGTGGTTATTTTTCCGCACTGAATGCGTGGCTGAGTGCGCACATGCATGAATATGGTTTTTATCGGCCTTATGCGCACGATCTCGGCGGGGTCGCAGTCGAACCCTGGCATATCAGCTATTATCCATTAGCACAGTATGCGGAAGAACAGTTGACTCCTGACCTCATCCTTGTCGCCTGGCAAGATGAAGATATTGCCGGCCATGACTGGCTTCGCCAGCACTTGTCGCAACTGTTTACCCGTTACATTCATAACGTTGATGAGGCGTAA
- the dapE gene encoding succinyl-diaminopimelate desuccinylase: MSCPVIELAQQLIKRPSLSPNDEGCQALMIERLTAIGFTVEAMDFGDTQNFWAWRGTGKTLAFAGHTDVVPSGDEKHWQHPPFEPIIRDGMLYGRGAADMKGSLAAMVIAAERFVAAHPNHQGRLAFLITSDEEASAVNGTVKVVDALMARNERLDYCLVGEPSSTHVVGDVVKNGRRGSITANLRVHGVQGHVAYPHLADNPVHRATPALNELIATEWDRGNDFFPPTTMQIANIQAGTGSNNVIPGELFVQFNFRFSTELTDVLIQQRVAELLDRHQLNYTIDWKLSGQPFLTARGELVDAVVNAVKHYNEVTPELLTNGGTSDGRFIARMGAQVVELGPVNATIHKVDECVSAADLQLLSRMYQRIMEQLIA, encoded by the coding sequence GTGTCTTGCCCAGTCATAGAGCTTGCTCAACAGTTAATTAAACGCCCTTCCCTCAGCCCGAACGACGAGGGCTGTCAGGCGCTCATGATTGAACGCCTGACGGCGATCGGCTTTACCGTCGAAGCGATGGATTTTGGCGATACCCAAAATTTCTGGGCATGGCGCGGCACCGGAAAAACGCTGGCCTTCGCCGGACACACCGACGTGGTTCCCAGCGGCGATGAAAAACACTGGCAGCATCCGCCGTTTGAACCCATCATTCGTGACGGCATGTTGTACGGCCGCGGCGCGGCAGACATGAAAGGTTCACTGGCCGCCATGGTGATTGCCGCCGAGCGGTTCGTCGCCGCTCACCCCAACCATCAGGGGCGTCTGGCGTTTCTGATTACGTCGGACGAAGAAGCCAGTGCTGTTAACGGTACTGTAAAAGTAGTTGATGCGCTGATGGCACGTAACGAGCGGTTGGACTACTGTCTGGTCGGCGAACCGTCCAGTACGCATGTCGTGGGCGACGTGGTGAAAAACGGCCGTCGTGGCTCTATCACCGCGAATCTACGCGTACACGGCGTGCAAGGGCACGTTGCTTATCCGCATCTGGCAGACAACCCTGTTCATCGTGCAACTCCGGCACTCAACGAGCTGATCGCCACCGAGTGGGATCGGGGTAATGATTTCTTCCCACCAACCACCATGCAAATCGCCAATATTCAGGCGGGCACTGGCAGCAATAACGTCATCCCCGGCGAACTGTTTGTGCAATTTAATTTCCGTTTCAGCACCGAATTAACGGATGTATTAATCCAGCAGCGTGTAGCGGAATTACTGGATCGCCACCAGCTTAATTACACCATCGACTGGAAACTCTCCGGCCAGCCATTCCTGACCGCACGCGGCGAACTGGTCGATGCCGTAGTAAATGCTGTCAAGCATTACAACGAAGTTACCCCAGAACTGCTGACGAATGGCGGCACCTCCGATGGCCGTTTCATTGCTCGCATGGGTGCACAGGTGGTTGAACTCGGCCCCGTCAACGCCACGATCCATAAAGTGGACGAATGCGTCAGCGCGGCAGACCTGCAACTGCTAAGCCGGATGTACCAGCGCATTATGGAGCAGCTCATCGCATGA
- a CDS encoding ArsC family reductase: MALTMYGIKNCDTIKKARRWLEDQQVAYHFHDYRADSLDEQQLQRFIDQLGFQALLNTRGTTWRKLSEELREQINSDTRDSAEAAKNLMLEQPAVIKRPLLITDDGNALLGFSIDSYQKFIAENK; the protein is encoded by the coding sequence ATGGCGCTGACTATGTACGGCATTAAAAATTGTGACACCATCAAGAAAGCGCGCCGCTGGCTGGAGGATCAACAGGTGGCGTACCACTTCCATGATTACCGTGCCGATAGTCTGGATGAACAGCAGCTACAGCGTTTTATCGACCAACTGGGGTTTCAGGCCTTACTCAACACGCGCGGAACGACCTGGCGTAAACTCAGTGAAGAACTGCGTGAACAGATCAATAGCGATACCCGCGACAGCGCAGAGGCCGCCAAAAATCTGATGCTGGAACAGCCAGCGGTGATTAAACGGCCTTTACTGATTACCGATGACGGTAATGCACTGCTTGGGTTTAGTATCGATAGCTATCAGAAATTTATTGCGGAGAACAAATAA
- the ypfM gene encoding protein YpfM, with protein sequence MVEVEVSTWKDFIEAMLRK encoded by the coding sequence ATGGTAGAAGTAGAAGTAAGCACTTGGAAAGATTTTATTGAAGCAATGTTACGCAAATAA
- a CDS encoding aspartate/glutamate racemase family protein — MVSKTLGLIGGMSWESTIPYYRIINEYVKNQLGGLHSAKIILHSVDFHEIEQLQSQGDWAQAAIVLGNIAIGLRQAGADAIVICTNTMHKVADEVEHASQLPLLHIADATGASLKQHGLKKVGLLGTRYTMEQDFYRQRIQERFGVDVIVPDTKGKELVNRIIYDELCLGNINDTSRQAYRDIIQQLEQQGAEGIILGCTEIPLLISAQDAKVPLFDTSKLHAIAAAKFALNQSSL; from the coding sequence ATGGTAAGTAAAACGCTGGGTCTGATCGGGGGTATGAGTTGGGAATCCACTATCCCGTATTACCGCATTATCAATGAGTATGTGAAAAACCAACTGGGTGGCCTGCACTCCGCCAAAATCATCCTTCACAGCGTTGATTTTCACGAGATAGAACAATTGCAGTCACAGGGGGATTGGGCGCAAGCCGCTATCGTGCTGGGTAATATCGCCATAGGATTACGTCAGGCGGGGGCAGACGCTATCGTCATCTGTACTAACACTATGCATAAAGTCGCTGATGAGGTCGAACACGCCAGTCAACTTCCCCTTTTACATATTGCCGATGCTACCGGTGCCAGCCTGAAACAACACGGATTGAAGAAAGTCGGTTTGCTTGGCACCCGCTACACGATGGAGCAAGACTTTTATCGTCAGCGAATTCAGGAACGGTTTGGCGTGGATGTGATTGTTCCCGACACGAAGGGGAAAGAATTAGTTAATCGCATCATTTATGACGAACTGTGCCTAGGGAACATTAACGACACCTCGCGGCAAGCTTATCGGGACATCATCCAGCAGCTTGAACAGCAAGGTGCGGAAGGTATCATTCTTGGCTGTACGGAGATCCCGCTGTTAATCAGTGCCCAGGATGCGAAAGTTCCTCTTTTTGATACCAGCAAGCTCCACGCGATTGCCGCAGCGAAATTCGCACTTAATCAGTCATCACTATGA
- the cspE gene encoding transcription antiterminator/RNA stability regulator CspE: MSKIKGSVKWFNESKGFGFITPEDGSKDVFVHFSAIQSNGFKTLAEGQRVEFEITDGAKGPSAANVNAI, from the coding sequence ATGTCTAAGATTAAAGGTAGTGTTAAGTGGTTTAATGAGTCGAAAGGCTTCGGTTTCATTACTCCAGAAGACGGTAGCAAAGATGTGTTCGTACACTTCTCTGCAATCCAGAGCAATGGTTTCAAAACTCTGGCTGAAGGTCAGCGTGTAGAGTTCGAAATCACTGATGGTGCCAAAGGTCCTTCTGCTGCTAACGTTAACGCTATTTAA
- the crcB gene encoding fluoride efflux transporter CrcB, whose protein sequence is MLSTLLAVFIGGGVGSVARWQLGVKFNNLYPTLPLGTLLANLIGAFVIGGALAFFLRHPHLDQDWKLLITTGLCGGLTTFSTFSAEVVIFLQSGQLMAAGLHVLLNLAGSLLMTALAFALVTWATTH, encoded by the coding sequence ATGCTTAGTACATTACTCGCGGTATTTATTGGTGGCGGCGTCGGCAGCGTAGCGCGCTGGCAGTTGGGCGTTAAGTTTAACAATCTATATCCAACGCTACCGTTGGGGACACTGCTTGCCAACTTGATTGGGGCTTTCGTTATTGGCGGCGCGCTAGCTTTCTTCCTGCGCCATCCTCATCTCGATCAGGACTGGAAATTATTGATTACCACCGGGCTGTGCGGCGGCTTAACGACATTCTCTACCTTTTCAGCAGAAGTCGTTATATTTCTGCAAAGCGGGCAGTTGATGGCAGCAGGATTGCACGTGCTGTTGAATCTAGCGGGGTCGTTACTCATGACTGCGCTGGCGTTTGCGCTGGTCACGTGGGCAACAACACATTGA
- the tatA gene encoding Sec-independent protein translocase subunit TatA: MEGISIAKLLVIGALIVLLFGTNKLRSLGGDLGAAIKGFKKAMNDEQPAKTDDTTALNDSSHKGS; encoded by the coding sequence ATGGAAGGTATCAGTATTGCCAAACTGTTGGTGATTGGCGCATTAATCGTTCTGCTGTTTGGTACAAATAAGCTTCGCAGTTTAGGCGGTGATTTGGGCGCGGCGATTAAAGGTTTTAAGAAGGCGATGAATGACGAGCAACCGGCGAAGACGGATGACACGACTGCGCTGAATGATTCATCACACAAAGGATCCTGA
- the lipA gene encoding lipoyl synthase → MSKPIQIERGVKYRDADKMALIPVRTVVTERQELLRKPEWMKIKLPADSSRIQGIKAAMRKNGLHSVCEEASCPNLAECFNHGTATFMILGAICTRRCPFCDVAHGRPLTPDANEPEKLAQTIHDMGLRYVVITSVDRDDLRDGGAQHFADCISAIRRKNPHIRIETLVPDFRGRMDRALEILTATPPDVFNHNLENVPRVYRQVRPGANYEWSLKLLENFKSAHPDIPTKSGLMVGLGETNAEIVEVMRDLRRHGVTMLTLGQYLQPSRHHLPVQRYVSPDEFDEMKAEAMAMGFTHAACGPFVRSSYHADLQAKGIEVK, encoded by the coding sequence ATGAGTAAACCGATTCAGATCGAACGCGGTGTCAAATACCGCGATGCCGATAAGATGGCGCTAATCCCGGTACGTACCGTCGTCACCGAACGCCAAGAGCTTCTGCGCAAACCTGAATGGATGAAGATTAAACTTCCAGCGGATTCGAGCCGTATTCAGGGAATCAAAGCAGCCATGCGCAAAAACGGGTTGCACTCAGTTTGTGAAGAAGCGTCTTGTCCTAATCTGGCAGAGTGTTTCAACCACGGCACCGCCACCTTCATGATCCTGGGTGCCATTTGTACACGTCGCTGCCCATTCTGTGATGTTGCCCACGGTCGCCCGCTTACGCCGGATGCCAATGAGCCTGAAAAACTGGCACAGACCATCCATGACATGGGCTTGCGCTATGTCGTGATCACCTCCGTTGACCGTGATGACCTGCGCGACGGTGGAGCACAGCACTTTGCAGATTGTATTAGCGCTATTCGCCGCAAGAATCCGCATATTCGTATCGAAACGCTGGTGCCAGACTTCCGTGGCCGTATGGATCGTGCGTTAGAGATCTTGACTGCCACGCCGCCGGATGTGTTCAACCACAACCTGGAAAACGTGCCGCGCGTTTACCGTCAAGTCCGCCCTGGTGCGAACTATGAATGGTCGCTGAAGCTGCTGGAAAACTTCAAGAGCGCACATCCCGATATCCCGACCAAATCTGGTCTGATGGTGGGATTGGGGGAAACCAATGCTGAAATCGTGGAAGTCATGCGTGACCTGCGCCGCCACGGTGTGACGATGCTGACGCTGGGACAATATTTACAGCCAAGCCGCCATCACCTGCCGGTACAGCGCTACGTCAGCCCGGATGAATTCGATGAGATGAAAGCTGAAGCGATGGCAATGGGCTTTACCCATGCAGCCTGCGGCCCGTTCGTTCGCTCATCCTACCATGCCGACTTACAGGCAAAGGGTATTGAAGTAAAATAA
- the lipB gene encoding lipoyl(octanoyl) transferase LipB, with translation MTHLLQDKIIVRQFGVQPYEPVSLAMHNFTDRRDDKTPDELWLVQHPRVFTQGQAGKAEHVLMPGDIPVIQSDRGGQVTYHGPGQQVMYVLIDLKRRKLGVRQLVTAIENTVIGTLAHFQIEAHARPDAPGVYVGERKICSLGLRIRKGCSFHGLALNIAMDLSPFLRINPCGYAGMEMTQISDLVPGVTLDDTAPVLVNTFLQLVGYSAPECIPWNLDTQGEPLSG, from the coding sequence ATGACACACTTGCTACAGGATAAGATCATCGTGCGTCAATTTGGCGTACAGCCGTATGAACCCGTCTCTCTGGCGATGCATAATTTCACCGACCGACGTGATGATAAAACCCCAGACGAGCTCTGGCTGGTTCAGCACCCTCGCGTGTTCACACAAGGTCAGGCGGGCAAAGCCGAACATGTCCTCATGCCCGGTGACATTCCCGTGATTCAGAGTGACAGAGGCGGTCAGGTGACCTACCACGGCCCCGGACAACAGGTCATGTACGTGTTGATTGACCTAAAACGCCGCAAGCTCGGCGTTCGTCAGCTCGTCACTGCGATTGAAAATACTGTGATTGGTACACTGGCACACTTCCAGATTGAAGCCCATGCGCGCCCTGATGCACCCGGCGTCTATGTGGGCGAGCGCAAGATTTGCTCGCTAGGACTGCGTATCCGCAAAGGGTGCTCTTTTCACGGGCTAGCGCTGAATATCGCCATGGACCTCTCTCCTTTCCTGCGCATTAATCCCTGTGGTTACGCCGGTATGGAGATGACGCAGATAAGCGATCTGGTGCCGGGCGTCACGCTGGATGATACCGCCCCCGTGCTGGTAAACACCTTTTTACAGCTAGTCGGCTATTCTGCACCCGAATGTATTCCTTGGAATCTGGACACACAGGGTGAACCGCTTTCTGGTTAA
- the ybeD gene encoding DUF493 family protein YbeD — translation MKTKLNELLEFPCVFTYKVMGEAKPELVDLVVEVVQRHAPGDYTPQIKPSSKGNYHSVSITITATHIEQVETLYEELGNIDIVRMVL, via the coding sequence ATGAAAACCAAATTAAACGAACTGCTTGAATTCCCCTGTGTTTTTACCTACAAGGTTATGGGTGAGGCAAAGCCGGAATTAGTCGATCTGGTCGTTGAAGTGGTACAGCGTCACGCGCCTGGCGACTATACCCCGCAGATCAAACCCAGCAGCAAAGGAAACTATCACTCAGTTTCCATCACTATCACGGCGACTCATATTGAGCAGGTGGAAACGCTGTATGAAGAACTGGGCAACATCGACATCGTGCGTATGGTGCTGTAA
- the dacA gene encoding D-alanyl-D-alanine carboxypeptidase DacA has protein sequence MNTVNTSRFTKRTALGALLVISASSFAYAEDINLKTMIPGVPQIDAESYILIDYNSGKVLAEMNADTRRDPASLTKMMTSYVIGQAIKSGKISPNDIVTVGKDAWATGNPTFQGSSLMFLKPGDRVPVSQLNRGIILQSGNDACVAMADYVAGSQDAFVNLMNGYVKALGLQNTNFETVHGLDAPGQFSSARDMALIGQALIRDVPEEYATYKEKEFTFNNIRQPNRNGLLWDSSLNVDGIKTGHTSSAGFNLVASATEGQMRLISAVLGGRNAKGRESESKKLLTWGFRFFETVAPLKASKEFASEPVWFGDSDRVALGVEKDAYLTIPRGRMKDLKASYVLDNTELHAPLAKNQVVGSINFQLDGKTIDQRPLVVMNEVKEGGIFGRMIDYIKLMFHHWFG, from the coding sequence ATGAATACTGTAAACACGTCTCGTTTTACTAAGCGTACTGCGCTTGGCGCACTGCTCGTCATTAGTGCCTCTTCCTTTGCCTATGCCGAAGATATCAATCTTAAAACGATGATCCCCGGCGTCCCGCAAATCGATGCTGAATCCTACATCCTGATTGATTACAACTCTGGGAAAGTGTTGGCGGAAATGAATGCCGACACGCGCCGCGATCCGGCCAGCTTAACGAAAATGATGACCAGCTACGTTATTGGTCAGGCGATTAAATCAGGAAAAATCAGCCCGAATGACATCGTTACCGTCGGTAAAGATGCCTGGGCAACCGGCAACCCGACCTTCCAGGGCTCTTCCCTGATGTTCCTGAAGCCAGGCGACCGTGTTCCTGTTTCTCAACTCAATCGCGGCATTATCCTGCAATCCGGTAACGATGCCTGCGTCGCGATGGCCGACTACGTTGCTGGCAGTCAGGATGCTTTCGTTAACCTGATGAATGGTTACGTGAAAGCGCTGGGGCTGCAAAACACTAATTTTGAAACTGTACACGGTCTTGATGCGCCGGGTCAGTTCAGTTCGGCGCGTGATATGGCTTTGATCGGTCAGGCGCTGATCCGCGATGTTCCAGAAGAGTACGCAACCTACAAAGAGAAAGAGTTCACATTCAACAATATCCGCCAGCCTAACCGTAACGGCTTGCTGTGGGATTCCAGCCTGAATGTTGACGGCATCAAAACAGGCCATACGTCATCAGCCGGCTTTAATCTGGTCGCCTCGGCAACAGAAGGTCAGATGCGCCTGATTTCGGCGGTACTGGGTGGGCGTAATGCTAAAGGACGTGAATCAGAAAGCAAAAAATTGCTGACCTGGGGCTTCCGCTTCTTTGAAACCGTCGCGCCGTTAAAAGCCAGTAAAGAATTCGCGTCTGAGCCAGTCTGGTTTGGCGACAGTGACCGCGTTGCATTGGGCGTAGAGAAAGATGCCTACCTGACCATACCACGCGGCCGCATGAAAGATCTGAAAGCCAGCTATGTTCTGGACAACACGGAACTGCATGCACCGTTAGCCAAAAATCAGGTTGTGGGTTCCATCAACTTCCAATTGGATGGCAAAACCATCGATCAGCGCCCGCTGGTAGTCATGAACGAAGTGAAAGAAGGCGGGATCTTTGGCCGTATGATCGATTACATCAAACTGATGTTCCACCACTGGTTCGGCTAA
- the mrdB gene encoding peptidoglycan glycosyltransferase MrdB (rod shape-determining protein RodA) — protein MTDSQQKGSFWAKIHIDLPFLLCILALLGYSLFVLWSASGQDVGMMERKVIQIVLGFTVMIVMAQIPPRVYEGWAPYLYVVCVILLLIVDIFGQISKGAQRWLDLGFIRFQPSEIAKIAVPLMVARFINRDMCPPSLKNTAIALILIFVPTLLVAAQPDLGTSILIALSGLFVLFLGGMSWSLIGIAVLLLAAFIPILWFFLMHDYQRARVMMLLDPESDPLGAGYHIIQSKIAIGSGGLSGKGWLHGTQSQLEFLPERHTDFIFAVLAEELGLIGVLILLTMYLFMIMRGLVIAANAQTSFGRVMVGGLMLILFFYVFVNIGMVSGILPVVGVPLPLISYGGSALVVLMAGFGIVMSIHTHRKLLSKNL, from the coding sequence ATGACCGATAGCCAACAAAAGGGTTCGTTCTGGGCGAAAATCCACATCGACCTCCCGTTTCTTCTCTGCATCCTGGCACTGCTGGGCTATAGCCTATTTGTCTTATGGAGTGCCAGCGGGCAGGACGTTGGTATGATGGAGCGCAAAGTCATTCAGATCGTGCTGGGATTTACAGTAATGATCGTGATGGCACAAATCCCCCCTCGCGTCTATGAAGGCTGGGCTCCCTACCTGTATGTAGTTTGTGTCATTTTGCTGCTTATCGTGGATATTTTCGGCCAAATCAGTAAAGGCGCACAGCGCTGGCTGGACTTGGGTTTCATTCGTTTCCAGCCATCGGAAATTGCCAAGATCGCCGTGCCACTGATGGTTGCCCGTTTTATCAACCGTGATATGTGCCCACCATCGCTAAAAAATACAGCGATCGCGTTAATCCTGATTTTTGTTCCAACGCTGCTGGTTGCTGCGCAGCCGGATTTAGGCACCTCGATCCTGATTGCATTATCTGGGCTGTTTGTACTTTTCCTGGGGGGGATGAGCTGGAGCTTGATTGGCATCGCCGTACTGCTACTCGCCGCGTTTATTCCGATACTCTGGTTCTTCCTGATGCATGATTACCAGCGTGCCAGGGTCATGATGCTGCTCGATCCAGAAAGCGATCCGCTCGGTGCCGGATACCATATTATTCAGTCGAAAATTGCGATAGGCTCAGGTGGCCTGTCTGGCAAAGGCTGGCTGCATGGCACACAGTCTCAGCTAGAGTTTCTGCCAGAGCGACACACTGACTTTATCTTTGCCGTGTTGGCAGAAGAGCTAGGGCTAATCGGCGTCTTGATTCTGCTCACAATGTATCTGTTTATGATTATGCGCGGTCTGGTTATTGCCGCTAATGCGCAAACCTCGTTCGGCCGGGTTATGGTCGGCGGGCTGATGTTAATTCTGTTTTTCTATGTTTTCGTCAATATCGGGATGGTCAGCGGTATCCTTCCCGTGGTTGGCGTACCGCTACCGCTAATCAGCTACGGCGGGTCGGCGCTGGTCGTCTTAATGGCGGGGTTCGGTATCGTCATGTCGATACATACTCACCGCAAACTGCTGTCTAAGAATTTATAA